A region from the Mya arenaria isolate MELC-2E11 chromosome 2, ASM2691426v1 genome encodes:
- the LOC128223780 gene encoding neuropeptide FF receptor 2-like produces the protein MECVPGEKIPDTTDYDPHVVENYTALSLPEPIPTWEITVKIILYSAAFFCDIIGNSIVVLVIVLNKNMRSTTNVLLMNLAMSDILVGCCCMWIHLGNSITEEWPFSESACKVNTFMQVMAVTSSVLTLTAISVERFFAIVFPLKRKKSPTVIAVVVSINWLLAIGIALPQLVVRRRFEYYWKNRHEVWCTEDWPKVYDEYCQAVMPARKIYYTVVVVIMYFIPIFVMVCAYSVICVKMIQRKRPGTIVPSSRLAQDRARKKVIKMLIAVLVAFIVCWTPQQSLILWDMYRSRTAAVNPIPDYVLKIEYVAIYIAYCNSALNPILYGGFNENFRKGFNDAFKCTLWKRRNVVSPAAETNLHQRRLQQQKQQHHQQQLEQQQDSASTTQAQTCRSPVFTSTI, from the exons ATGGAATGTGTGCCTGGTGAAAAAATACCCGACACAACCGACTATGATCCCCATGTTGTTGAGAACTACACAGCTCTATCCCTACCTGAACCTATACCAACGTGGGAAATAACAGTGAAAATCATTCTTTATTCCGCTGCTTTCTTCTGTGACATCATCGGAAACAGCATTGTCGTCCTGGTTATCGTTCTGAACAAGAACATGAGGTCCACTACCAACGTGCTGCTTATGAACCTGGCCATGAGCGATATTTTGGTGGGATGTTGCTGCATGTGGATCCATCTGGGAAACTCCATCACAGAGGAATGGCCATTTAGTGAGAGCGCCTGCAAGGTTAACACATTCATGCAAG TTATGGCCGTAACATCGAGTGTCCTAACGCTTACTGCCATCTCCGTAGAACGTTTCTTCGCGATCGTGTTCCCTTTGAAACGCAAAAAATCGCCCACCGTTATTGCCGTTGTGGTCTCCATTAATTGGCTTCTAGCTATAGGGATAGCACTACCGCAGCTGGTCGTTAGAAGGAGGTTCGAGTACTATTGGAAAAATCGCCACGAGGTTTGGTGCACGGAAGATTGGCCCAAGGTGTATGACGAGTATTGTCAAGCGGTCATGCCTGCACGAAAAATATATTACACCGTAGTTGTTGTAATAATGTACTTTATACCGATTTTTGTGATGGTGTGTGCGTACTCTGTGATTTGTGTGAAGATGATACAGCGAAAACGCCCGGGGACGATAGTTCCTTCCTCACGACTGGCGCAGGACAGAGCAAGGAAAAAG gtgataaaaatgttgatagCGGTGCTGGTTGCGTTCATCGTTTGCTGGACCCCACAACAATCGCTTATATTGTGGGACATGTACCGATCACGTACCGCTGCCGTCAACCCG ATACCAGATTACGTTCTTAAGATAGAGTACGTGGCGATCTACATTGCCTATTGTAACAGCGCACTCAACCCGATCTTGTACGGAGGTTTTAATGAAAACTTTAGGAAAGGCTTCAATGACGCTTTCAAGTGTACGCTTTGGAAAAGAAGGAATGTCGTTTCACCAG CCGCCGAAACAAATCTACACCAAAGGCGgctacaacaacaaaaacagcaacatcatcaacaacaactaGAACAACAGCAGGACTCGGCCAGCACCACCCAGGCTCAAACCTGCCGCAGTCCCGTCTTTACTTCAACCATCTGA
- the LOC128245034 gene encoding QRFP-like peptide receptor produces MDAEYENISIEISNETFDGDFYLGLKSDTTTDRTFKIIFYSILMMFGIFGNLSVVLVICKSKQLRTKFNFYIVNLAVADFFMAVFCTWIHLVSSLHPEQWTLGKLICKTHNFVQVTTVCCSVFTLTTVIIDRFIAVVSPGCLWITQKCQPVNAVIIWLLSFAVATPWLIFQYYAAFDWIGGHEVVCQSKFPSALSKKAYYVSFFVLVFLFPVLLMFSLLVVAVIKSNTVRPNGTLATECFKRAQRKAHFLLLTVLIMFCVSWAPQQSLLLWDIYRDIHEKPPGIKTVHFVALYLAYSSSAVNPILYFVFNKCARASLWNIVTCRRNRSAVAVHPEPSPHHQDV; encoded by the exons ATGGATGCGgaatatgaaaacatttcaattgaaatcTCAAATGAGACGTTTGATGGCGACTTCTATCTTGGACTTAAAAGTGACACAACCACTGACAGGAcattcaaaatcatattttacagcATCTTAATGATGTTTGGAATTTTTGGAAATTTGAGTGTTGTTTTAGTTATATGTAAATCTAAGCAACTTAGAACGAAGTTCAACTTTTACATTGTAAACCTAGCAGTCGCGGACTTTTTCATGGCGGTATTTTGCACGTGGATTCATTTAGTATCGAGCCTTCATCCTGAACAGTGGACTCTTGGGAAATTAATTTGCAAAACCCACAATTTCGTTCAAG TGACAACTGTGTGCTGCAGCGTATTTACCTTGACAACGGTTATAATTGACCGGTTTATTGCTGTGGTATCCCCTGGCTGTCTATGGATAACACAGAAGTGTCAACCTGTCAATGCAGTAATTATCTGGTTGCTTTCATTTGCCGTGGCAACCCCATGGCTTATTTTCCAATATTACGCCGCGTTTGACTGGATCGGTGGGCATGAGGTCGTCTGTCAATCGAAATTCCCATCTGCTTTGTCAAAGAAAGCCTACTATGTGTCATTCTTCGTTCTGGTTTTCCTGTTTCCCGTTCTGCTGATGTTTTCGTTGCTGGTTGTTGCTGTGATCAAGAGCAATACAGTACGACCGAATGGAACGTTAGCAACAGAATGTTTCAAACGGGCGCAAAGAAAG GCCCACTTTTTGCTTTTGACGGTGCTAATAATGTTTTGCGTCAGTTGGGCGCCACAGCAAAGCTTGCTTCTCTGGGACATTTACAGGGATATACACGAG AAACCACCAGGAATTAAAACGGTGCATTTTGTAGCTTTGTATCTTGCATACTCTAGCAGCGCCGTCAACCCAATTCTGTATTTTGTGTTCAATAAATGTGCACGTGCGTCACTCTGGAATATAGTCACCTGTAGGAGGAACCGGAGCGCAGTGGCAGTTCATCCAG AACCGTCCCCGCATCACCAAGATGTGTAA